Proteins from one Monodelphis domestica isolate mMonDom1 chromosome 6, mMonDom1.pri, whole genome shotgun sequence genomic window:
- the LDHA gene encoding L-lactate dehydrogenase A chain isoform X1, whose protein sequence is MSGGYTYQETTFIVVKAKIPSPKKKMGTVKDQLILNVLKEEQTPHNKITVVGVGAVGMACAISILMKDLADELALVDVIEDKLKGEMMDLQHGSLFLKTPKIVSSKDYAVTANSKLVVITAGARQQEGESRLNLVQRNVNIFKFIIPNIVKYSPNCKLLVVSNPVDILTYVAWKLSGFPKNRVIGSGCNLDSARFRYLMGEKLGIHSSSCHGWILGEHGDSSVPVWSGVNVAGVSLKSLHPALGTDSDSEQWKDVHKQVVESAYEVIKLKGYTSWAIGLSVADLAESIMKNLRRVHPISTMIKGLYGINEDVFLSVPCILGQNGISDVVKVTLTTEEESRLKQSADTLWGIQKELQF, encoded by the exons ATGTCGGGAGGCTATACTTACCAAGAAACCACCTTCATCGTGGTGAAGGCGAAG attCCCTCCCCCAAGAAAAAGATGGGAACCGTCAAGGATCAGCTGATCTTGAATGTCCTTAAGGAAGAACAGACTCCCCACAACAAGATAACTGTTGTTGGGGTTGGTGCAGTTGGCATGGCATGTGCCATCAGTATCTTAATGAAG GATTTGGCTGATGAACTTGCCCTAGTTGATGTTATTGAAGACAAACTAAAGGGAGAGATGATGGATCTCCAACATGGCAGCCTTTTCCTCAAAACACCAAAGATCGTCTCTAGCAAAG ATTATGCTGTGACTGCAAACTCAAAGCTGGTTGTGATTACTGCTGGGGCACGTCAGCAGGAAGGAGAAAGTCGGCTTAATTTGGTCCAGCGTAATGTGAATATCTTTAAGTTCATCATTCCCAATATTGTTAAATACAGCCCTAATTGCAAGTTGCTTGTTGTCTCCAATCCAG TGGATATTTTGACATATGTGGCCTGGAAGCTAAGTGGCTTTCCTAAAAACCGTGTTATTGGAAGTGGTTGCAATCTGGATTCTGCCCGATTCCGTTATCTGATGGGGGAGAAACTCGGTATCCACTCTTCAAGTTGTCATGGATGGATCCTTGGGGAACATGGAGACTCGAGTG ttcctgTATGGAGTGGTGTGAATGttgctggtgtctctctgaagaGTCTTCATCCTGCTCTAGGAACTGATAGTGATTCAGAGCAATGGAAAGATGTTCATAAGCAAGTAGTTGAAAG TGCTTATGAAGTGATCAAGTTGAAGGGCTACACTTCCTGGGCCATTGGCTTGTCTGTGGCAGATCTGGCAGAAAGCATCATGAAGAATCTTAGGAGAGTACATCCGATTTCCACCATGATTAAG GGCCTCTATGGCATTAATGAAGATGTCTTCCTTAGTGTTCCATGTATCTTGGGGCAGAATGGCATTTCTGATGTGGTGAAGGTTACCCTGACTACGGAGGAAGAGTCCCGTTTAAAGCAGAGTGCCGACACTCTTTGGGGGATCCAGAAGGAGCTGCAGTTTTAA
- the LDHA gene encoding L-lactate dehydrogenase A chain produces MGTVKDQLILNVLKEEQTPHNKITVVGVGAVGMACAISILMKDLADELALVDVIEDKLKGEMMDLQHGSLFLKTPKIVSSKDYAVTANSKLVVITAGARQQEGESRLNLVQRNVNIFKFIIPNIVKYSPNCKLLVVSNPVDILTYVAWKLSGFPKNRVIGSGCNLDSARFRYLMGEKLGIHSSSCHGWILGEHGDSSVPVWSGVNVAGVSLKSLHPALGTDSDSEQWKDVHKQVVESAYEVIKLKGYTSWAIGLSVADLAESIMKNLRRVHPISTMIKGLYGINEDVFLSVPCILGQNGISDVVKVTLTTEEESRLKQSADTLWGIQKELQF; encoded by the exons ATGGGAACCGTCAAGGATCAGCTGATCTTGAATGTCCTTAAGGAAGAACAGACTCCCCACAACAAGATAACTGTTGTTGGGGTTGGTGCAGTTGGCATGGCATGTGCCATCAGTATCTTAATGAAG GATTTGGCTGATGAACTTGCCCTAGTTGATGTTATTGAAGACAAACTAAAGGGAGAGATGATGGATCTCCAACATGGCAGCCTTTTCCTCAAAACACCAAAGATCGTCTCTAGCAAAG ATTATGCTGTGACTGCAAACTCAAAGCTGGTTGTGATTACTGCTGGGGCACGTCAGCAGGAAGGAGAAAGTCGGCTTAATTTGGTCCAGCGTAATGTGAATATCTTTAAGTTCATCATTCCCAATATTGTTAAATACAGCCCTAATTGCAAGTTGCTTGTTGTCTCCAATCCAG TGGATATTTTGACATATGTGGCCTGGAAGCTAAGTGGCTTTCCTAAAAACCGTGTTATTGGAAGTGGTTGCAATCTGGATTCTGCCCGATTCCGTTATCTGATGGGGGAGAAACTCGGTATCCACTCTTCAAGTTGTCATGGATGGATCCTTGGGGAACATGGAGACTCGAGTG ttcctgTATGGAGTGGTGTGAATGttgctggtgtctctctgaagaGTCTTCATCCTGCTCTAGGAACTGATAGTGATTCAGAGCAATGGAAAGATGTTCATAAGCAAGTAGTTGAAAG TGCTTATGAAGTGATCAAGTTGAAGGGCTACACTTCCTGGGCCATTGGCTTGTCTGTGGCAGATCTGGCAGAAAGCATCATGAAGAATCTTAGGAGAGTACATCCGATTTCCACCATGATTAAG GGCCTCTATGGCATTAATGAAGATGTCTTCCTTAGTGTTCCATGTATCTTGGGGCAGAATGGCATTTCTGATGTGGTGAAGGTTACCCTGACTACGGAGGAAGAGTCCCGTTTAAAGCAGAGTGCCGACACTCTTTGGGGGATCCAGAAGGAGCTGCAGTTTTAA